CTTTCTTTCAATATCAGGCTCTTCATGCAGTTTTCCTGCAAAATAAAGCCCTGTAGCTGTTGCTATGTCAATCATATCCTGCAGCACAACTGCTTTATTCGTTCTTTTTTTAAACGCTCTGCCATCGGTCAGCTCAAGAAAGCGATCAGGGTCAGATTTGTAATAATAAGGACCGATCGTAGCCAGTAAGGAGGCAGCGAGCGGCCAGTCCGGATAACGGTTTATAATCTGCTCTGCCCTCTCAACCGTCTCTTTCTTCCAATGCCCGGTACCCGTCGGATCCTCCTGCAGTAATTGATAGCTGACTAGAATCACCTCTGCACCAGGCTCTTTTTCTTTTAAAATAGAAATCATTTTACCATCAGTCAGGACACCCGTTGGCGTTTCAATACTCGCAAGGTTTGTTATACCAAGGAACAGACTGACCATCGCAAAAGTTAAAATAATGCCCGACGGCCAGATAAAATAACCAAGAATAAGCGCGGCTCCACCAGTGACAATATTTGAAACAGGTCCCGCATAAATCAGACGCAGCAGTTTTTTCTGCATCGCTTTGTCAGATACCCGCTCAGGAAAACGCATCATCGCACGACCAATATAACCGAGGGATGGCAGCTTAAAGAAAAACCGGCTTTTGCCGCTTACTTTCGCATATACAAACGGACCGTATGATAAATTCATCACTTCCATGCCACCAAGCTTTCCCCCGATCGCATGTCCCGTCTCATGAATCAACAGACTGATAATAAAACTGATCAAAGCCACAAACAAAATAAACAATACACCCGTCACTGTAATCGGCACTTCTTCACGCAACACAAAAGATGAAATCAGCACACCCATCAAAAGCCCAAAAAGCGCCTGCACCCCCTGCGTTTTAAACTTCGATCCCGGCTGCACCGTTTTCTTTTCAGTAACCTGCGTCATTGCACCCCTCCTCATCCCGGAAAAAAGTTGTTAAGTTATGTACGTGCGAGGTTGTGAAAAGGATTCACTGACTAGATAAGGCGGCACAGCGGGGACGGAGTTTAGTGTGCTGTTTTTATAGTGATTCTAAAAATGGAACACGTAGGGACGGAGTTGAATGCGCCACTTTTAGAATGATTCTAAAAATGAAACACACAACTCCGTCCCCGGCGTGCCGCCTAATAAATCCCATCAATCAAAAAACCCAAACCCGCTCTCCTCACTCAAATCTAAAACAAAAGCCTTCAACAATTCCTTCGTTGCTACTAAATCCTCCATATCAATCACTTCAACCGGTGAGTGCGCATAACGGGAAGGTATGGACAGCACACCTGTTGGAATGCCATGGTTAGCAAGGCTCATGGCCCCGCCGTCTGTCCCGATCCCAGGGAATACTTCAAGCTGGTAAGCGATTTTTTTGTCGTTCGCTAAATGGATCAGCTTTTCTTTTACAGCCGGGTGAGAAATCAGGCTGAAATCGAGCACTTTAATCCCGGTTCCGGCACCAAGCGCCAGTGAGGCATCCATCGTTTCTTCCGGTGTATCGCTGACCGCTGTTGTATCAAGGGCAATCGCCACGTCTGCTTCCACCTGCCTCGCAGCTACCTGAGCACCACGTAAGCCAACCTCTTCCTGAACCGTGAATACAGCTGTAACTGTTCCGGCAAACTGTTCATCCTGCAGTTCCTGAAGCGTCTGAATCAGCACCGCACAACCTGCACGATCATCAAAGCCTTTTCCGACAAAACGCCCTGTCGTTTCATTGCCCAAAAACTCCATATCAGGTTTCCAGGTAACAGGCGTCCCGATTTCGACGCCGAGCTCAATCGCATGTGCTTTATTTTTCGCACCAATATCTATGTATAACTGACGGTGATTTCGTACTTTCCCCGCATCATCAAACTTTGAATAGTGAGCAGAAATACTGCCGATCACACCAGTTAAAAGACCAGTTCGTGTTCGAAGCTGAACCTTCTGCGTCAACAGCAGACGGTCATCATTCCCTCCAAGCTTTTCAAACCGAATCAGACCACTCTCTTCAATCTTTTTAACGATGAAGCCAACCTCATCCATATGCGCGGTCATGACCATCGCAGGACCCGGCCTAGCACCCTTTTTCACTGCAATCACATTACCAAGCGCATCCACTTTCACCTCATCCACTAAAGGTTTGATTGTATCTCTCAACCATTTACTAACCGGCTGCTCATGACCACATGGACCATGCAAAGATGTTAATTGTTCTAAAAGCTGCTTCATGATGATTCCTCCTTATGTTCGTTTATGTGATTATACCATTTATTTAGACAAGCGAAAGATTAAGGTGCGACACATTAGGGACGGAGTTAAGTGTGCTACTTTTAGAATGATTACAGAAATGACACACATAACTCCGTCCCGGCATGAGTCATTTTTAGAATGACTACAAAAACGAATCACTAAACTCCGTCCCCAATGTGCCGGTGTATCACTAGCCACCCCACCCCAAAAATGAGAAACTATTAAAAAATCCATCCAGAAAAGGTGACCCACATGACAAGCGAAAAACAAAAAATGCTCGCTGGCGAAATGTACGATCCGGCTGACCCGATGTTAATGAAAGAGCGTGAAGAGGCAAGAAGGAAGGTCCGCCTCTTTAATCAGACGACTGAACCTGAAGGTGAGCAGCGCGTTGAGATGCTGAAGGATTTACTTGGCTCAACAGGGAACCACGTGTATATGGAGCCGAATATCCGTTTTGACTATGGCTACAATACGCACGTAGGCGAGAATTTCTTTGCTAATTTCGACTGCACGATTTTAGACGTATGTGAAGTCCGCTTTGGCGATAACTGTATGCTTGCGCCGGGCGGTCAGATCTATACAGCGACTCATCCGCTTGATCCGGCTGAACGGAATTCAGGCAGGGAGTATGCAAAGCCGATCACATTTGGACATAATGTGTGGATTGGCGGCAATGCAGTGATTAACCCAGGCATTACAGTTGGTGATAATGCGGTGATTGCTTCAGGGGCTGTTGTGACAAAGGATGTTCCGGCGAATGTAGTGGTTGGAGGCAATCCTGCGAGAGTGATTAAAGAAATTGAGATAAAATAACCTCACAAAAAAACCGTCTGCCAGGATTCGCAATGAACCCTAGCAGACGATTTTTTGATTAATTAAGCTGTTTTCTCTTTCTTTCTAAACGGAATTGCCATCAGCACCAGAATCACAATCAGACTGATCACAATTGCAATTGGTCCGGCAAAGTTGGCAAGTGATCCGAAGAAGATACCACTTACACCAAAGTCCGCGTCAGAGAATGTTGTGTTGGCAAATCCAAGATCTCCGAGTACCGGCAGCAGGAATACTGGCAGGAATGAGATAATGATCCCGTTCACAAAGGAACCGGCAACTGCTCCTTTGACGCCTCCTGTTGCATTTCCGAATACGCCGGCTGCGGCACCTGTGAAGAAGTGCGGCACAACGCCCGGAAGAATGATCGTACTGCCTGCAAGCGCCATGAAGATCATGCTGAATAATCCACCGGCAAAGCTTGAGAAGAAACCGATCAGAACTGCATTTGGTGCGAATGTGAAGACAATCGGCACATCAAGTGCAGGCTTTGCGTTCGGCACAAGCTTCGTTGAGATCCCTTTGAAGGCAGGGACGATTTCTGCAAGTACAAGACGTACACCAGCTAAGATCACGAATACACCTGCTGCAAAATTACCGGCCTGGATTAAAGAGAACACAAGGAAGTTTGTTCCGTCACTTAAGTTTGCTTCAATAAACGCAGGACCTGCTGCAATGGCAACGATAAAGTACATCACGACCATTGTGAGTGCAATACTGACTGTACTGTCACGCAGGAATCCAAGTCCTTTAGGAAAGTTAATTTTTTCAGTCGATGTCGGCTCTTTGCCGCCAACAGCTTTACCAACAAGACCGCTTAATGCATAACCAACTGCACTGAAGTGACCAAGCGCCACGTTATCATTACCTGTCAGCTTTCTCATAAATGGCTGAACAATTGCAGGGGACAGCGTCATGATAATCCCAAGCGCCACAGCACCTGCTGCAATTTGAGGAATCGTTGTGAAGCCTGCAACAGCCATGATCACTGCAAGCATACATGCCATATAAAGCGCATGGTGACCTGTCAGGAAAATGTATTTAAAACGCGTGAAGCGCGCGATAAACACATTGACAATCATACCGAAGAACATGATGAGCGCTGTACTTGAACCGTATTCAGTTAACGCTAAAGCAACGATCGCCTCATTGTTCGGTACAACACCCGCTACATTAAAGGCCTCTTCGAACATCGCGCCAAATGGTATCAAAGCGATTTCAAGAATGCCGGCTCCTGCTGCGATAACAAGGAATCCGACAAACGTTTTTGTCGTTCCTTTCATCGTGTCAGACAGATTCTTTCTCTGTGCAATCAGCCCGATCAGTGCAATCATCGCAACCAGAATGGCCGGCTGGCTTAAGATATCCACCAAAGTCGTCAAAACACCCGTCATATGCTCTCACCCTCTCATTTTTATATTCTCTATTTAAATTAAGTTTTTCTCTTCTGCCATCTGACGGACTTTCTCTCTCAGCTCGTCCATATCAATGATGTTATCAAGTACAATGACTTCTCCTAAATGCGAGCCGCCTTCTGCGATATCCTTCGCAAGGAAAAATACATCCGCATCACCCGCTGTTGCTGAGCTCAAATCTGAATGAGATACCTCTACACCTGTAATACCAAGCTCACCTAATACCTGATTAATATTCATCTCCACCATAAAGCTCGTTCCAAGTCCTGATCCACATACTGCTAAAATTTTCATGTTATTCTTCCCCCTCTTTAATAATTGAGATAATCTCTTCTGATGAATCTGCGTTTTTAATCCTCTGAAGCGCATCGTCATTTCCAAGCAGCTTTGTTAAATGTGCCAGTGCTTTTAAGTGTGCCTCATTATCAACTGCTGCGAGGCAGACAAATACGTCGATACTGTGCTCTTCCTGATCCAGTAACTTCACAGGCTTTCTTGTTCTGAAAAATGACATCCCAACCTGATTGACACCTGCATCCGGTCTTGCGTGAGGAATCGCAATGCCTTTACCGATATGAATGTAAGTGCCGACCTCTTCTACGTTGCTGATCATTGCATCTACATAGCGCGGTTCAACTGTCTCTGTTTCCACTAAAGGCTCCGCCGCTTTTCTAATTGCTGTTTTCCAGTCTAGTTCTTCGTTTGTAAAATGAATCGTGTTTTCTGTTAGTAATTCTGATAGCATCGGTTTTTCCCACCTTTTCTCTGTGTTCTTTGCATATAAAAGCTCGACTAACTCTGAGATGAGCTTTTTCTCATTTTTAACATCTGCGTTTCTTCTGACAATCTGCATAATCGACTCAACCGATAGATTCCGGTCATCAAGCTGTGGAAAAGCAGATGCTACCGCCTGTATTAAATGCGTTTTCTCCACAATCGACAGTAACGGCTTTACCTGATAGACAGGTTTGACTGACTCTACAGGCACAGTTGAAAAGATCAGGTCATAGTTCTCCGGTGAAATCCGGTCAATGTGCTCTGTTGTATAAATGCTTGAAAAATCAATCCCCGGGAACAGTTCACCAAGCTGAGACCTCAGCATCACGGAAGAACTGACACCGTTTGAACAGACGATTAACGCTTTAATCCGCTCAGCTTTTTCTTCGTTGTGCTTTTCAAGATATCCGCCAAAATGGAGTGTAAAGTATCCAATCTCTGCTTCGCTGATCGTCTTCCCAGTCCAGATTTCAAGCGGATGCAGGGACTTTGCAACAAACTGGAACAGTTCATGATAGTCCTCTTTAATTTTTTCCGTCATCGGATTGATAAGCGGAATACTGAACATAATGCGAAAGTACGTCGGTACAAGATGATTAAATAAACTTTTCACCAGATACGCCTTATGCCTGATCGGCAGCAGCGTATTCTTTTCGAACTCATCTACAATCTGCTCAGCAAGCTTCCGAAGCGGGACATGATACTGCGGATTTAACTCCTCTTGGCAGGTGAGCAATTGAATGGCAACGAAATACTTTTCAGCCTCTGCACTTTCCGGGAACAGGATCTTCGCGAGATCAGCTGCATAAGAGAAAATCTCCTGGTCCTCTAACAGCGTTTGTTCATCCTGTTTAAAATGAAGCTCTTTCTGTTCACCACGTGCTTTCGTGAAAATAAAGTGATACGTCATCTCCACTTCCCTGCTTCTGACAAGCTGTATCGGGTGACTCTTTAAAAAGGTGTTGATTCCTTTTTGAACTTCTACCAGTTCACTATCTTTATGCCAAGCTCTGAGCGTTGTGATTAGAATTTCTTTTCCAAGCGGCTTTGAAAGTAATGTATTAATACAATAGATCGCAAATCTTCTTTGATCCATTTCAGTTCCGCTGATGAGATAACCATTCATCCGCTGATACTCAAGCTGAACATGCCATTCGCGGCACATCTCTTTTGTTTTCTTCACGTCAGTCAGCGCTGTATTTTTACTGACGTTTAACAAAAGCTGATAGTGATAGCCTGAGATCATATCCTGCTTAATGAATGTGTACAGGTAGATCATCAGTGGACGATCTTCTTCAGAAACGATCAGGTCATTCCCATTTGCTGTCAGGGAAGCTTCTTTTTTCATAAATGTTCTGATCTTGTCATCTGTGACTAACACCTGGTTATTCATTTTGACTGTCGGCAGCTTCATCATACTCAGCGTGCTGTTTGCTTTTTCTAATAAATAATCAAACTGACGCTCAGTTAAATTCAACTCCATCATCATTTCAGGCTTCGTAATCTGCTGATACTGAGTGAGTCTTTCAAGAAACTCATAAGATTTCTGATCCAGCAAAGGTAGTCCCTCCGTTTCTTAAACCAATTTTAAAGCGCTTACAAAGCTGCTGCAATAACATTCAGACCCAAATGATGTGTGCGCTTTCAACACAGATTGGGCTCATCATTTCTTTGTCCGCATTTCATAACGACATTATACTTGAAGCAGGCAGACTGAAAAGGAGGCTTTTATAATGAAACCAAAAGCAATTGCACTTGATATGGACGGTACTTTATTAAATGCGGAGAACGAGGTGGCAGAGAATTTAGTTTCTCTCCTGCAGCATCTCCAGCAGAAAGAAAACATACGCGTATTTATCGCATCCGGCAGAACCCGACAGGAAATTGAAGAGGTGCTGCCAGGTGAACTAACACCTGATGGCATTGTTTCTGCAAACGGGATGGGAAGTTATATAGGAAGTGAGACTTTAGAAGAATATACGCTGAATCCCCAACTCGTGCAAAACGCGGTTAAAGATGCGCGTGAAAAAGGGATTTATTATGAAGCTCACCCACTTCACGGTGAACGCTTTGCACTGATTGAGGATCAGACTTATTTTAAGAACATGTTTAAGGCATCAAAG
This region of Jeotgalibacillus malaysiensis genomic DNA includes:
- a CDS encoding endoglucanase, yielding MKQLLEQLTSLHGPCGHEQPVSKWLRDTIKPLVDEVKVDALGNVIAVKKGARPGPAMVMTAHMDEVGFIVKKIEESGLIRFEKLGGNDDRLLLTQKVQLRTRTGLLTGVIGSISAHYSKFDDAGKVRNHRQLYIDIGAKNKAHAIELGVEIGTPVTWKPDMEFLGNETTGRFVGKGFDDRAGCAVLIQTLQELQDEQFAGTVTAVFTVQEEVGLRGAQVAARQVEADVAIALDTTAVSDTPEETMDASLALGAGTGIKVLDFSLISHPAVKEKLIHLANDKKIAYQLEVFPGIGTDGGAMSLANHGIPTGVLSIPSRYAHSPVEVIDMEDLVATKELLKAFVLDLSEESGFGFFD
- a CDS encoding transferase encodes the protein MTSEKQKMLAGEMYDPADPMLMKEREEARRKVRLFNQTTEPEGEQRVEMLKDLLGSTGNHVYMEPNIRFDYGYNTHVGENFFANFDCTILDVCEVRFGDNCMLAPGGQIYTATHPLDPAERNSGREYAKPITFGHNVWIGGNAVINPGITVGDNAVIASGAVVTKDVPANVVVGGNPARVIKEIEIK
- a CDS encoding PTS system ascorbate-specific transporter subunit IIC, which gives rise to MTGVLTTLVDILSQPAILVAMIALIGLIAQRKNLSDTMKGTTKTFVGFLVIAAGAGILEIALIPFGAMFEEAFNVAGVVPNNEAIVALALTEYGSSTALIMFFGMIVNVFIARFTRFKYIFLTGHHALYMACMLAVIMAVAGFTTIPQIAAGAVALGIIMTLSPAIVQPFMRKLTGNDNVALGHFSAVGYALSGLVGKAVGGKEPTSTEKINFPKGLGFLRDSTVSIALTMVVMYFIVAIAAGPAFIEANLSDGTNFLVFSLIQAGNFAAGVFVILAGVRLVLAEIVPAFKGISTKLVPNAKPALDVPIVFTFAPNAVLIGFFSSFAGGLFSMIFMALAGSTIILPGVVPHFFTGAAAGVFGNATGGVKGAVAGSFVNGIIISFLPVFLLPVLGDLGFANTTFSDADFGVSGIFFGSLANFAGPIAIVISLIVILVLMAIPFRKKEKTA
- a CDS encoding PTS sysytem, mannitol-specific enzyme II, B component; translated protein: MKILAVCGSGLGTSFMVEMNINQVLGELGITGVEVSHSDLSSATAGDADVFFLAKDIAEGGSHLGEVIVLDNIIDMDELREKVRQMAEEKNLI